The following are from one region of the Silene latifolia isolate original U9 population chromosome 9, ASM4854445v1, whole genome shotgun sequence genome:
- the LOC141600734 gene encoding uncharacterized protein LOC141600734, producing MSSVISKNVPELPKLERLDGNNYKCWSQKLLMYFEQLKIDYVLFSDPTPAVTETAATAEQTPPVISAVKSNEEAIKKYDKVNKTAKYHLLNNMTEILFDLFMIHKSAHTIWESLKKKYGADDAGKKKYVVGKWLGSQMVDGKPIMDQVHVYENLCADVVNEGMKLDDIFLANFLLERFLPSWSVYQNHLKHKKKDLSLQELVSHMRNEEANRLKDKPVIQPSNATVAANLVESGGPSNYEKFKAGHKPYQCSEKKSAEANVAVTGDVIAAMVMEANPVGNVVEWVLDTRASRHLCADRGLFAEFEEVADGKCVYMVLALLLMFLLNQEEVKDLDAQ from the exons ATGTCGTCTGTAATATCCAAAAATGTTCCTGAGTTGCCTAAACTTGAGCGTCTAGATGGTAACAACTACAAATGTTGGTCACAAAAATTACTGATGTACTTTGAACAACTTAAAATTGATTATGTTCTGTTTAGTGACCCTACACCTGCTGTTACCGAGACTGCTGCTACTGCAGAACAGACCCCTCCTGTTATTTCTGCAGTTAAGTCGAATGAAGAGGCTATTAAGAAGTATGATAAGGTTAATAAAACTGCTAAGTACCATCTACTGAACAACATGACTGAAATCCTGTTTGATTTATTTATGATTCATAAGTCTGCACATACCATTTGGGAATCGTTGAAAAAAAAATATGGGGCTGATGACGCagggaaaaagaaatatgttgtgggtaaATGGTTGGGATCTCAGATGGTCGATGGGAAACCTATCATGGACCAAGTACATGTCTATGAAAATCTGTGTGCTGATGTAGTTAATGAGGGGATGAAATTGGATGACATCTTCCTGGCCAATTTTCTTTTAGAACGTTTTCTCCCTTCCTGGTCAGTATACCAAAACCACTTAAAGCATAAGAAAAAAGACCTTTCACTCCAAGAACTAGTGAGTCACATGAGGAACGAGGAGGCAAACCGTCTCAAAGACAAACCTGTTATTCAACCTTCGAATGCCACTGTTGCTGCTAATTTGGTTGAGTCTGGTGGTCCGTCCAATTATgagaagttcaagg CTGGTCACAAACCCTACCAATGCTCTGAAAAGAAATCTGCTGAGGCCAATGTTGCTGTGACTGGTGATGTTATTGCAGCTATGGTTATGGAAGCTAATCCGgtgggtaatgttgttgaatgGGTCTTGGATACTAGAGCTTCGAGACACCTCTGTGCTGATAGGGGTTTATTTGCTGAGTTTGAGGAAGTTGCTGATGGGaaatgcgtctacatgg